In Quercus robur chromosome 10, dhQueRobu3.1, whole genome shotgun sequence, a genomic segment contains:
- the LOC126704073 gene encoding uncharacterized protein LOC126704073: MQIKDEEALTFSDKLKGDPNKRPRDKYCRFHRDHGHDTANCYDLKQQIEALIRQRKLQRFVSRERTNPLEEQAPQRENECPKPLIGDIRMIVGGTTAAGSSRKARKTYLRMVHSIQLTGSVPKMPQIDNPIIGFLEYDARRLHHPHDDALVVSL, from the coding sequence atgcaaatcaaagatgaaGAAGCACTGACATTCTCTGATAAGTTAAAAggagatcccaacaaaaggCCAAGggacaagtattgtcgctttcACCGAGACCATGGGCACGACACAGCCAATTGCTACGACCtgaagcagcagattgaggccCTTATCAGACAAAGGAAGCTACAGAGATTCGTCAGCAGGGAAAGAACCAATCCGCTAGAGGAACAGGCCCCACAACGGGAGAACGAGTGCCCCAAACCACttataggggacataaggatgatcgtgGGGGGCACAACCGCGGCCGGATCTTCCAGAAAGGCCCGCAAAACCTACCTCAGAATGGTCCATAGCATCCAACTCACAGGATCCGTGCCCAAGATGCCGCAAATAGATAACCCTATCATAGGATTTTTAGAGTATGACGCTCGGAGACTTCACCATCCTCATGACGACGCACTTGTGGTCAGCTTGTAA